Within Mycobacterium botniense, the genomic segment AGCGGCGGTACAGCGCCGACTTGGTGGTTCCGGCGCGTTCGGCGACCGCGGCCAGGGTGAGGTTGGAATAACCGATTTGCACAAGCAGTTCCGCGGTCGCCGACAGTATGGCAGCGTCGATCCGCGGATCGCGGGGCCGTCCCACGGCCGGGCCCTTGTCAACCGAAGACGAGTCTGCTTTCATAACGCTACCCACAGTATCGTAATTGCCTCGGCGAAGGAGGCGCTTGTGACCCCGGAACCGGCCATCGAAGACGTCGACCGACTGCAGCGCTCCAGCCGCGATATCACCACTCTGCCGGCGGTGATGTCGCGATGGCTGTCCACCGTACTGCCCGGCGGCACGAGACCCCAGGTGACCGTGCACAGCGGTGTCGACTCCACCGGGATGTCGTCGGAAACCATCATCTTGACCGCCCGCTGGGACCAGGATGGAACACCGATCGCCCAAAAGCTGGTGGCGAGGGTGGCACCCACCACCGAAGACGTGCCGGTGTTCCCCTCGTATCGGCTGGATCACCAATTCGAGGTGATGCGGCTGGTCGGCGAGCTCACTGATATTCCCGTGCCCCGGGTGCGCTGGATCGAGACCACCGGCGAGGTGCTCGGAACACCGTTTTTTGTGATGGACTACGTCGAGGGCGTGGTACCCCCCGATGTCATGCCGTACACGTTCGGCAATAACTGGTTCGCCGACGCGCCCCCCGACCGGCAACGCGAGCTGCAGGACGCTACCGTCGAGGTGCTAGCCAAACTGCATTCGATTCCCAACGCACAGAAGATCTTCGGGTTCTTGCCCACTGCCGGTGACGCGCCGTTGCTCCGGCATTTCGAGTGGGTGCGCTCCTGGTACGAATTCGCGGTGCCCGACATCGGGCGTTCGCCGCTGCTGGAACGCAGCTTCGACTGGCTGCAGGCCCACTGGCCGCAGGACGTACAAGGCTGTGATCCGGTGCTGCTGTGGGGCGACGCCCGGGTGGGCAATGTGCTCTACCGCGACTTTCGCCCGGTCGCGGTGCTGGACTGGGAGATGGTGACGCTGGGGCCACGCGAACTCGACGTAGCGTGGATGATCTTTGCGCACATGGTCTTCCAAGAACTCGCCGGTCTGGCGTCGCTGCCGGGCCTGGCTGAGGTGCTGCGCGAAGACGACGTGCGCGCAACCTATCAGCGGCTCACCGGCGTGCAACTCGGTGATCTGCGCTGGTTTTACGTGTATTCGGCGGTGATGTGGGCGTGCGTGTTCATGCGCACCAGCGCACGCCGGATTCATTTCGGCGAGCTGGAGAAACCGACCGGCCCGGAATGCCCCGAATCGCTCTTTTACCACGCGACGTTGCTGAAACGCCTTATTGGAGAGGATCATTGATGATCGGACCGCTCGATGAGTTCCCGGTGCACCAGCTTCCGCAGCCGATCGCCTGGCCGGGTTCCTCCGACCGCAATTTCTACGACCGCTCGTATCTGAACGCCCACAACCGCACCGGCGAGATCTTCCTCATCACCGGCATCGGTTACTACCCCAACCTCGGCGTCAAGGACGCATTCGTGTTGATCCGCCGTGGTGACACGCAGACCGCAGTGCATCTGTCCGACGCCATCGACCACGATCGGCTGCACCAGCACGTGGGCGGCTACCGCATCGACGTGATCGAGCCACTGCACACGCTGCGGGTAACCCTGGAGGACACCGAGGGTATCGCGGTCGACCTGACCTGGCAGGGGCTGTTCGACGTCATCCAGGAGCAGCCGCACGTCCTGCGCTCCGGAAACCGGATCACGCTCGACGCCCAGCGGTTCGCCCAGCTGGGCACCTGGAGCGGCCGGATCGCGATCGACGGCCAGGAGATCCCGGTCGATCCGGCGACATGGATCGGCAGCCGCGACCGGTCCTGGGGCATCCGGCCGATCGGCGAGCCCGAGCCGGCGGGCCGTCCCGCCGATCCGCCGTTCGAGGGCATGTGGTGGCTGTACATGCCGATGGCGTTCGACGAGTTCGCTGTCGTGCTGATTATTCAAGAGGCGCCCAACGGGTTCCGCTCGCTCAACGACTGCACCCGGGTCTGGCGCGACGGCCGTGTCGAGCAGCTGGGCTGGCCGCGGGTGACGACGCGCTACCGCTCCGGCACCCGCATCCCGACCGGGGCCACCATCGAAGCGACCGGCGCCGACGGCACGCCGGTGCGCTTCGACGTGGAGTCGAAGTTGGCGGTTCCGATCCACGTCGGCGGCGGCTACGGCGGTGACTCGGATTGGCTGCACGGGATGTGGAAGGGTGAAAAGTTCACCGAGCGGCTGACATACGACATGACCGACCCGGCGATCATCGCCCGCTCGGGTTTCGGGGTGATCGACCATGTGGGGCGTGCGCTGTGCCGCGACGGCGACGCGGATCCGGTGGAGGGCTGGGGCCTTTACGAACACGGCGTGCTGGGCCGCCACGACCCGTCCGGATTCGCCGATTGGGTTTCGGTGGCACCGTAGCCGCGCCGGATGCTGTCCCTCGTGATATCGCATCGGCGATCGCTTCGCGGACACGCACCCCAGCGCTAGCCGGTGCCGCTGTGACCGCTGTGGCTCGTGGCCGAGGGGCGCACCCGCGCTGTACCGCCGCGAACCGATCGCACCTGCGGTTGACTAAGGGGCGTGCCGACATGGAGTGCCGAGGTCGTGGTGGTGGGTGCCGGTTTCGCGGGGTTAGTCGCAGCTCGCGAGCTCATGCGCCGCGGACGCGACGTGCTGGTCCTGGAAGGCCGTGACCGGGTCGGTGGGCGCTCCCTGACCGGCAACGTCGCGGGCTTACCCGTCGACCTCGGCGGCACTTTCGTCGGCCCGACCCAGGACGCGGTCCTGGCGCTGGCGGCCGAGCTCGGCGTCCACACCGTCCCGACCTATCACGCCGGCGCCAACCTGATTAGGTGGCGCGGCTGGGTACGGCCCTATCACGGCACGATTCCCAGGCTCTCGCTGACCGGGCTACTCGACATCGGCCGGGTGCGTTGGCAATTCGAACGGATCGCACGCCGCGTCCCGCTCACACAGCCGTGGACGGCACACCGCGCTCACCAGCTGGACACCGTGTCGCTGGGCCAATGGTTGCGGTCGGTGCATGCCACCGCGACATCGCGCGATCTGATGGCCATCATGGCGCGGGTCACCTGGGGCGCCGAACCCGACGAGGTGTCGATGCTGCATGCGGCCCGTTATGTGCACGCAGCCGGCGGCCTGGACCGGTTGCTGGACGTCGAAAACGGCGCTCAGCAAGACCGTTTCCTGGCCGGCACCCAGCAAATCGCGCACCTGATGGCCGAGGAATTGGGTTCCCGCGTCGTGGTGGCCACACCGGTCACCGGTATCGAGTGGCATGACGGGACGGCAACGGTCATCGCGGCGCACGGCCGGGCCGAGGCGCGATTCGTCATTGTCGCGATACCCCCGGCCCATCGCGCATCCATCCAGTTCGCTCCCCCGCTGCCCGTTGAGCACCAGGAGCTGGCCGAACACTGGCCGCAAGGCCGGCTCAGCAAGGCGTTCGCTGCGTACTCCACCCCGTTTTGGCGGGCTCAAGGGTTTTCTGGTGAAGCGCTATCCGATGAGGGCCCGGTTTTCATCACCTTCGACGTCAGCCCGCGCGACGAGGGGCCGGGCATCCTGTTGGGGTTTGTCGACGCCCGCAACTTCGACCACCTGCCCGCTGAACAGCGCCGGCGGGAGGTGGTGTCGTGCTTCGGGTCGCTGTTCGGTGAGGAGGCGGCGAAACCGCTCGACTACGTCGACCACTGCTGGGGCGCAGAAGAATTCGCCGCAGGCGGTCCCACCGCGGCCGTCCCCCCGGGGTCGTGGACCCGCTACGGCCCATGGTTAAGACAACCGGTCGGGCCGATTCACTGGGCCGGCACCGAGACCGCCGACCAGTGGACCGGCTTTCTCGACGGTGCTGTGCGCTCCGGACTGCGGGCAGCCGCCGAGGTTGAGGCGCTGTTATGAGCTGATCCGCCGCGCCGCGGTCACCGATTCCGCGAGCGCTCGCAGCTGGCGGTTGATATCGGCGGGGTGTTCCAGCATCGAGCAGTGGCCGCCGGGCAGCTCCACCAGCTCGACGAGGTTGGGCAGGGCAGCAGCGATTCTGCGGGACTGGCTGATGGGTGTCAGCCGGTCGCGCGTGCTGCCGATGACCAGGGTCGGCACCGTCATACCCGTGACGCTGAGATGTCGCTCACCCAGCGCGTCGGCAAGCATCTTGCCGCAGCTGCCGCGCACTGTCGGCGGCGTGGCGGCGAAAAGCTCATAGATCAGCCCGGCCACGCCCGGGTCGGCTTCGGCGCCCACTGCCAGCGTCGCCACCAACTCCCGAATCGGGCGGTGCATCGGGCTGGGCACCGGAAAAGAGCCGAACACCGAGATCAATCCGCGGGCTACCAGCACGCGTACCCCAGCCAGGGGACGCGGGAGCGGCACCAGCTTGAGCGCGCGCAGCAGGTCACCGGTGGTGGTGTTGATCAGGGCGACCGCGTCGGCGCGTCGGTGAACCTTGTGGCGGTACCGATCCGACCAGGCGGCGATGGCGATGCCGCCCATCGAGTGCCCGGCGATCACGGCGCGCTCTCGCGGGCCCAGGGTCGCCTCCAGCACCGCGTCGAGATCAGATGCCAAGTGGTTCAGGCTGTAACCCCGCCGGTGCGGCACGCCGCTTCGCCCGTGGCCGCGGTGGTCGAAGGCAATGACCCGGTAGTCGGTGGCCAGTTCGGCGATCTGGTACGCCCACACGCGGATAGCACACGTGATGCCGTGGGACAGCACAATCGGGTAACCGTCGTCCGGTCCGAACACCTCGGTGTGCAAATGGGTCCCGTCGGCGGCCCGTACCGCCACGGTGCGGCTGCACGGCAAGGCAGCGGGTATCCCGGTCCGACTCGATCGCTGAGAAACCATCGGTTCCCCTCCGCCGCGGCGACAGTGCTGCACGGCGAGTTTAGCGAGTGACCGGGCCCCGAGTCGGCAAGTTCGCCGCTGCCTCCGGGTGAACGAGCCGGCCCCGATTCGTGGCCGAAGAGGCATGTGATACCTCTGTGGCTGATGATCCGCCTGCGGGCTAAGCGGACTGCCGCTGCTCAGCGGTCGCCCGGCCGAATACCATGTGGTCATCGATCGGCCGCAACCGGTGGTCGAGCGCGTCGCGCAAAAAGTGGTGGCTGATGACCCAGGGTCGGCGGGTGCCCGACTTGGGCAGCACATCTAAAGAGCGCAGCACATAACCCGCCTGCAAGTTGAACGCGGGCTGCTCAGGCATGTCGGTGTCGCCAAGATGCGGATAGGCATGCGTATAGCCGTGGGTACGCATGTATTCCAGCAACTTCGCCACCGATCGCGCGGTCATGTCGGCGCCGAGCGTCCACGACGCATTGGTGTACCCGACACACCAGGCCGCGTTAGGGACGTCCTCGAGCATATGCCGCCGGTACACGAAGCGGTCGTGTGGGTTGATCTTCTCACCGTCGAGGCTGATGGTGATGCCCCCCAGGGCCTGCAGTTGCAGCCCAGTCGCGGTGACGATGACGTCAGCGTCGAGGCGGCGCCCGGATTTCAGCACAATGCCGTGGGCGTCCATGTGGTCGATGTGGTCGGTGACGACGTCGACGGCACCCCTTCTGATCGCCTTGTACAGATCGGCTCCCACCACGAAGCACAACCGTTGGTCCCACGGGTCATACGGCGGCGTGAAGTGGGTGTCGATGTCGTAGCCCGCGGGCAGATGCCGTTCGGCGATGCGCCGCAGCCGCCGCTTCATATACTGCGGCGCCCGGCGTGATACCTCCCATAACAGCACGCCGAT encodes:
- a CDS encoding phosphotransferase family protein, translating into MTPEPAIEDVDRLQRSSRDITTLPAVMSRWLSTVLPGGTRPQVTVHSGVDSTGMSSETIILTARWDQDGTPIAQKLVARVAPTTEDVPVFPSYRLDHQFEVMRLVGELTDIPVPRVRWIETTGEVLGTPFFVMDYVEGVVPPDVMPYTFGNNWFADAPPDRQRELQDATVEVLAKLHSIPNAQKIFGFLPTAGDAPLLRHFEWVRSWYEFAVPDIGRSPLLERSFDWLQAHWPQDVQGCDPVLLWGDARVGNVLYRDFRPVAVLDWEMVTLGPRELDVAWMIFAHMVFQELAGLASLPGLAEVLREDDVRATYQRLTGVQLGDLRWFYVYSAVMWACVFMRTSARRIHFGELEKPTGPECPESLFYHATLLKRLIGEDH
- a CDS encoding flavin monoamine oxidase family protein, whose translation is MRRGRDVLVLEGRDRVGGRSLTGNVAGLPVDLGGTFVGPTQDAVLALAAELGVHTVPTYHAGANLIRWRGWVRPYHGTIPRLSLTGLLDIGRVRWQFERIARRVPLTQPWTAHRAHQLDTVSLGQWLRSVHATATSRDLMAIMARVTWGAEPDEVSMLHAARYVHAAGGLDRLLDVENGAQQDRFLAGTQQIAHLMAEELGSRVVVATPVTGIEWHDGTATVIAAHGRAEARFVIVAIPPAHRASIQFAPPLPVEHQELAEHWPQGRLSKAFAAYSTPFWRAQGFSGEALSDEGPVFITFDVSPRDEGPGILLGFVDARNFDHLPAEQRRREVVSCFGSLFGEEAAKPLDYVDHCWGAEEFAAGGPTAAVPPGSWTRYGPWLRQPVGPIHWAGTETADQWTGFLDGAVRSGLRAAAEVEALL
- a CDS encoding flavin-containing monooxygenase, translating into MVDDQFFDVVIIGAGISGIGAAYRIRERNPHVRYTILERRPRLGGTWDLFRYPGVRSDSDIFTLCFPWEPWTRPEMIVDGAHIRQYLADTARKHRIDKHIRFSTHVRSADWDSSTDTWTIRAERDGADETYRCRFVFFGTGYYDYDNPYTPAFAGIQDFAGEVVHPQHWPESLDCTGKRVVVIGSGATAVSLIPSLARQAAHVTMLQRTPSYMISAPQIEPTANLLRKLLPLKVAHWIIRWRNALIGVLLWEVSRRAPQYMKRRLRRIAERHLPAGYDIDTHFTPPYDPWDQRLCFVVGADLYKAIRRGAVDVVTDHIDHMDAHGIVLKSGRRLDADVIVTATGLQLQALGGITISLDGEKINPHDRFVYRRHMLEDVPNAAWCVGYTNASWTLGADMTARSVAKLLEYMRTHGYTHAYPHLGDTDMPEQPAFNLQAGYVLRSLDVLPKSGTRRPWVISHHFLRDALDHRLRPIDDHMVFGRATAEQRQSA
- a CDS encoding alpha/beta fold hydrolase — translated: MVSQRSSRTGIPAALPCSRTVAVRAADGTHLHTEVFGPDDGYPIVLSHGITCAIRVWAYQIAELATDYRVIAFDHRGHGRSGVPHRRGYSLNHLASDLDAVLEATLGPRERAVIAGHSMGGIAIAAWSDRYRHKVHRRADAVALINTTTGDLLRALKLVPLPRPLAGVRVLVARGLISVFGSFPVPSPMHRPIRELVATLAVGAEADPGVAGLIYELFAATPPTVRGSCGKMLADALGERHLSVTGMTVPTLVIGSTRDRLTPISQSRRIAAALPNLVELVELPGGHCSMLEHPADINRQLRALAESVTAARRISS